Sequence from the Clostridium botulinum genome:
GAATAAATGAAGAAAGAGAAAAAAATAAAAAAAGAATTTCTATGAAGCTTTTACAATATGCTCTAACAGATTCAGGTGACATATTTGAAGAGCTAGGTAGCAATGTTAATGGGCTTAAAGAAAAAGAAGTCCTATTGAAAATAAATGAACAAGGGTTAAATGAAATAAGAACTAAAGATAAAAATACTTTATTAAAAAAAATAGCTAATGCTTTTATAAATCCATTCACAATAGTGTTATCACTTTTAGCTTTAGTATCTTTTATTACAGATTACTTAATTGCAGCAGTTTTTGACAAAGACTTAACAACTGTAACAATAATTCTTACTATGGTATTAATTAGTGGCTTACTTCGTATTATTCAAGAAGGCAAATCAAATAAAGCAGGAGAAAAATTAAATAATATGATAAAAACCACATGTACAGTTATAAGAGAAGGCAATGAGTACGAAACTGAAATGGAAAATCTAGTTTGTGGAGATATAGTAAAACTTGCAGCTGGTGACATGATTCCAGCAGATATAAGAATAATTACTGCTAAGGATTTATTTATAAGTGAGGCTTCAATGACTGGTGAATCTGAACCCGTTGAAAAGATGAGCCAAAAATCTATTAAGTCTTCTAATAATCCATTAGATTATGAAAATCTTGCATTTATGGGAACTAACGTTATAAGTGGTTCTGCTATAGGAATTGTAATTTCAACAGGTGATAATACTTTATTAGGTACAATGGCAGAAAGCCTTAATGAAAAAAGAGAAAGTACAAGCTTTGACAAAGGAGTTAATTCTGTAAGTTTTGTATTAATAAAATTTATGGCTATTATGGTTCCAGTTGTATTTTTTATAAATGGTTTAACTAAAGGAGATTGGATGGATGCATTCCTATTTGGTATTTCAATAGCAGTAGGATTAACACCAGAAATGCTACCAATGATAGTTACTACAAATCTTGCTAAAGGTGCAGTGAAAATGGCAAAGAGTAAAACTATTGTGAAAAACTTAAATTCTATTCAAAATTTTGGAGCTATGGATGTTCTTTGTACAGATAAAACAGGAACTTTAACAGAAGATAAAATAATACTTGAACGCTACCTAGATATTCATGGAAACGAAGATATCAGAGTATTAAAGCATGGTTATTTAGTAAGTGCATTCCAAACAGGTCTAAAAAATCTTTTAGATGTAGCTATTTTAGAACATGGTCATAAAGATGGATTAAAGGATTTAGAAAATAACTATGTTAAGGTTGATGAAATTCCATTTGACTTCACTCGTAGAAGAATGTCTGTAGTATTAAAAGATAAAACTAAAAAAACTCAACTTATTACTAAAGGTGCAGTAGAAGAAATGCTTCAAATATGTAGTTTTGCAGAATATAAGGGTGAGGTTTGTAAGTTAACAAAGGAAATTAAAGATGAAATAGTAAAAACTGCTGAAAAATTAAATGAAAATGGAATGAGAGTAATCGCAGTTGCACAAAAAAATAATCCTGCATCTGAAGATAGTTTCTCAGTTAAGGATGAAGCTAATATGGTATTAATGGGATATATAGCATTTTTAGATCCTCCCAAAAAATCTACAATTGATGCAATAGAAGCTTTAAAGAAGAATGGGGTAGAAGTTAAGGTTTTAACAGGTGACAATGAAAAAGTAACTAAACATGTATGTAGTAAAGTAAATATAAATACAAATAAAATTTTGCTAGGCACAGATATAGAAAATATCACTGATGAAGAGCTTAAAGTGCAAGTCGAAAAGGTAAATATATTTGCAAAATTATCACCTAGCCAAAAAGAGAGAATTGTTGGTATCTTAAGAAGTAATGGACATGTAGTTGGATTTATGGGAGATGGAATAAATGATGCAGCAGCAATGAGAAAAGCTGATGTGGGAATTTCTGTAGATACAGCAGTGGATATTGCAAAAGAATCTGCTGATATAATATTACTTGAGAAAAATTTAATGGTACTAGAAAAAGGTGTTATAGAAGGACGTAAAACTTTCGCTAACATTATTAAATATATAAAAATGACTGCTAGTTCTAATTTTGGAAATATGTTTAGTGTCTTAGTAGCCTCAGCATTTTTACCATTTTTACCAATGCTACCTGCACAATTATTAGTATTAAATTTGATATACGATATTTCTTGTATTTCAATTCCATGGGATAATGTAGATGAAGAATTTTTAAAGGTTCCTCGTAAATGGAATGCAGATTCAATAGGATCATTTATGAAATGGATTGGACCAACAAGTTCAGTATTTGATATTATAACCTATATAGTAATGTTCTTTATAATTTGTCCAATGGTTTCTGGTGGGAACTTTGGAGATGCCAATGTAAATACTGCTTTATTTATTGCAACATTTAATGCTGGATGGTTTATAGAATCACTATGGTCACAAACATTAGTAATTCATATGATAAGAACTCCCAAACTACCATTTATTCAAAGTCGCTCATCATTTAGTGTACTAGCATGTACCACAGTTGCTATTTTTATAGGTACAATTATACCTTACACAAAATTTGGCACAATGTTAGGAATGAATGCTTTACCATCAATTTACTTTGCAGCATTAATAGTAATAATTCTTTCTTATATGATACTAGTGACAATAGTAAAGAAAATCTATATAAATAAAAATGGAGAATTATTATAAAATATAAATAACATGTATCGCCCTATAGATAAACAAGAGAAAGTTTACCTATAGGGTATTTTTTTTGAAGTTTACAAGAGATAATTATTATATATTAAAAAATTATAATACTTTAGAAGAAATGTTATTAAATACATTTAGCAAGCTTAGTAACTTGTATAGATATAATTAGTAACATTTTTTGGGAATATAAAAAAATATCAGTATGTAATTTAATAAAGTAATTTTAAAATTACATTATTTATTAAATAACAAAAATGTAATATGTAATGTGAAATTAATAAAAGTGATGTATGATTTCATTAGATTATGAATTTTAGGATAAGTAATGTTGGAGTTTTTTTATGAAGTAGTGTTTTACGCTATAATAAGGATAAAATCGAATGTTTATTAATTACTATTAACATTTATTTATGATTAAAAAAATGTATACTAATTTTATAAAATAATTAAAAAAGATAATAAAAAGGAGAAAATAAAATGTTTAATAAATTAACAGATAGAATTTACTATATGGATTTTGAACAAAAGAGCGATAGACCAGTTTTAGGGTTAGTAGTGGGAGATCAGTATTCATTAGTAATAGATGGTGGTAACTCAAAAGATCATGCAGAAAAATTTTTGAGTTATGTGAAAGAATTAGAGATACCAGAAGTTAAATATTTAGTTTTAACTCATTGGCATTGGGATCATGTTTTTGGAATGAAAACTATGAATTTAATTAATATAGTACATAAAAAATCTAATGAAAAATTAGAATGGATGAAGGGATTAGAGTGGACTGATAAAGCTATTAGGGACAGAGTAGAGAATGGATATGAAATAGAATTTTGTGAAGAACATATAAAAATAGAGTATCCTAATAATGATAGAAAGATAGAAGTAGCAAAGAATGATATTATATTTGAGGGGAATATGGAAATAGATTTAGGTGGAGTAACGGTAAGCTTAGATCATATAAATGCTGATCATTCAGACGATTGTTGTTTAGTAAATGTTGTAGAGGAAAAGGTCACATTTATGGGAGATGCTATGTATTTAGATATGTATAATGGTCCGTGGAGTTATTCAAGGGAAAAGCTATATCCACTTTTAGATAAACTTATTTCTTATAACTCTCAATATTATATACCAGCTCATCATTCTAAGTATACATATGAAGAGTTTAAAGATTTCATAAAGTATATAAAAGAAATAGGAGAATCAGTAGGAAAATCTACTGATTTGGAAAAGGTTATATTACAAATAACTAAAAACAGAGGTTGTGAGTTAACAGAAGAAGTTATAGAAGATATAAAGGTGTTTGTAGAGGGAAATAAGAAAAAGTGATTGTTTATGATATAATATATTAGCAATAATTATAGAAAAAATTTAATATTATGAATGATTAAGAGGATATAATAATGGAAGAACAATATTATGAAAATATATTAAACATTAAGACTTCAGGTAAACAGGAGCTAGAAGAGGCAACAAG
This genomic interval carries:
- the mgtA gene encoding magnesium-translocating P-type ATPase produces the protein MIKKINEKKLRRINEEREKNKKRISMKLLQYALTDSGDIFEELGSNVNGLKEKEVLLKINEQGLNEIRTKDKNTLLKKIANAFINPFTIVLSLLALVSFITDYLIAAVFDKDLTTVTIILTMVLISGLLRIIQEGKSNKAGEKLNNMIKTTCTVIREGNEYETEMENLVCGDIVKLAAGDMIPADIRIITAKDLFISEASMTGESEPVEKMSQKSIKSSNNPLDYENLAFMGTNVISGSAIGIVISTGDNTLLGTMAESLNEKRESTSFDKGVNSVSFVLIKFMAIMVPVVFFINGLTKGDWMDAFLFGISIAVGLTPEMLPMIVTTNLAKGAVKMAKSKTIVKNLNSIQNFGAMDVLCTDKTGTLTEDKIILERYLDIHGNEDIRVLKHGYLVSAFQTGLKNLLDVAILEHGHKDGLKDLENNYVKVDEIPFDFTRRRMSVVLKDKTKKTQLITKGAVEEMLQICSFAEYKGEVCKLTKEIKDEIVKTAEKLNENGMRVIAVAQKNNPASEDSFSVKDEANMVLMGYIAFLDPPKKSTIDAIEALKKNGVEVKVLTGDNEKVTKHVCSKVNINTNKILLGTDIENITDEELKVQVEKVNIFAKLSPSQKERIVGILRSNGHVVGFMGDGINDAAAMRKADVGISVDTAVDIAKESADIILLEKNLMVLEKGVIEGRKTFANIIKYIKMTASSNFGNMFSVLVASAFLPFLPMLPAQLLVLNLIYDISCISIPWDNVDEEFLKVPRKWNADSIGSFMKWIGPTSSVFDIITYIVMFFIICPMVSGGNFGDANVNTALFIATFNAGWFIESLWSQTLVIHMIRTPKLPFIQSRSSFSVLACTTVAIFIGTIIPYTKFGTMLGMNALPSIYFAALIVIILSYMILVTIVKKIYINKNGELL
- a CDS encoding MBL fold metallo-hydrolase codes for the protein MFNKLTDRIYYMDFEQKSDRPVLGLVVGDQYSLVIDGGNSKDHAEKFLSYVKELEIPEVKYLVLTHWHWDHVFGMKTMNLINIVHKKSNEKLEWMKGLEWTDKAIRDRVENGYEIEFCEEHIKIEYPNNDRKIEVAKNDIIFEGNMEIDLGGVTVSLDHINADHSDDCCLVNVVEEKVTFMGDAMYLDMYNGPWSYSREKLYPLLDKLISYNSQYYIPAHHSKYTYEEFKDFIKYIKEIGESVGKSTDLEKVILQITKNRGCELTEEVIEDIKVFVEGNKKK